In Rhodoferax koreense, a genomic segment contains:
- a CDS encoding group II truncated hemoglobin, which translates to MTPEEPAPFNTPFEWIGGEDRIKAMVERFYDLMELEPQYAALRAAHGPTLDNARQRLFWFLCGWMGGPQHYTEQFGHPRLRMRHMPFAIGILERDQWLACMDQAMGETGVPDDLRQRLKASFFQTADWMRNKGV; encoded by the coding sequence ATGACACCCGAAGAACCCGCGCCCTTCAACACCCCTTTCGAATGGATCGGCGGAGAGGACCGCATCAAGGCCATGGTCGAGCGGTTCTACGACCTGATGGAACTCGAGCCGCAATACGCGGCCCTGCGCGCCGCCCATGGGCCGACCTTGGACAACGCGCGGCAGCGGCTGTTCTGGTTCCTGTGCGGCTGGATGGGCGGGCCGCAGCACTACACCGAGCAGTTCGGCCATCCGCGGCTGCGCATGCGGCACATGCCTTTCGCCATCGGCATTCTGGAGCGCGACCAGTGGCTGGCCTGCATGGACCAGGCGATGGGCGAGACCGGCGTGCCGGACGACCTGCGCCAGCGGCTCAAGGCCAGTTTCTTCCAGACCGCGGACTGGATGCGCAACAAGGGGGTCTGA
- a CDS encoding FKBP-type peptidyl-prolyl cis-trans isomerase codes for MSTTIATVQPGSFLTLHYRLAGPGGDIINTFEGKPATLSLGTGELSPAVEQRLLGLEEGTRASFEIPAGEAFGERKPDMVQWVARKLLNQLGDPDETYRVGDVVQFPTPDGLGQYAGAVQQVGKADGSDAVLFDFNHPLADQPVTFEVLLIGVL; via the coding sequence ATGTCCACCACCATCGCCACCGTCCAACCCGGGTCTTTCCTGACCCTGCATTACCGCCTGGCGGGGCCGGGGGGCGACATCATCAACACCTTCGAAGGCAAGCCGGCCACGCTGTCGCTGGGCACGGGAGAGCTGTCGCCGGCCGTCGAGCAGCGGCTGCTGGGGCTGGAAGAGGGCACACGCGCCAGCTTCGAGATCCCGGCGGGCGAGGCCTTCGGCGAACGCAAGCCCGACATGGTGCAGTGGGTGGCGCGCAAGCTGCTCAACCAGCTGGGCGACCCCGACGAGACCTACCGCGTGGGCGACGTGGTGCAGTTCCCCACGCCGGACGGCCTGGGCCAGTACGCTGGTGCGGTGCAGCAGGTCGGCAAGGCCGATGGATCGGACGCCGTGTTGTTTGACTTCAACCACCCGCTGGCCGACCAGCCGGTGACGTTCGAAGTGCTGTTGATCGGTGTGCTATGA
- a CDS encoding AAA family ATPase — translation MYIHQLSVRNLRSIAALEANFAFDGQRYGPASGMVPPRLANVNVILGDNGVGKSSLLQAVALAVLGPDAGDLPTRPMVRMQPGGDAARSRAVGAHAAEIEAVFASAASPRGARSLAAPPSVHSMLRIVRETGNTRGEQTEWLGPNPRTRGAAPAGFAVGYGATRNAAAAASATARGQPTSLQAQRFASLLDHGGGLVALEMWMPQLQRSRRRFQEATALLNRLLAPVSCRFTGRRDRQGIYLFEGQAPVALPLAAWSDAQRSFIGWVADLLYHLCAACPRGQALADQPGIALVDEIDAHLHPSVQMQIVPTLAAALPRVQFILTCHSPLVVGGLDIANLLVLRRAGDGVEATRIDRPVYGLDADQLLVSDLFGLPSTRAAGQRDTLKRLATQARGGDAQAALRFLDALAPGQGGGAR, via the coding sequence ATGTACATCCACCAGTTGTCGGTTCGCAACCTGCGCAGCATCGCGGCGCTGGAGGCCAATTTCGCCTTCGATGGCCAGCGTTACGGCCCGGCCAGCGGCATGGTGCCGCCGCGCCTGGCCAACGTGAACGTGATCCTCGGCGACAACGGCGTGGGCAAATCCTCGCTGCTGCAGGCCGTGGCGCTGGCGGTGCTCGGGCCTGATGCCGGCGATTTGCCGACACGGCCGATGGTGCGCATGCAGCCCGGCGGGGACGCTGCCCGCAGCCGCGCGGTCGGCGCCCATGCGGCCGAGATCGAAGCCGTCTTCGCTTCCGCGGCATCTCCTCGGGGTGCGCGCAGCCTGGCTGCACCCCCGTCCGTCCACAGCATGCTGCGCATCGTGCGCGAGACCGGCAACACCCGCGGCGAACAGACCGAATGGCTGGGCCCGAACCCCAGGACCCGCGGCGCCGCCCCGGCCGGCTTCGCCGTCGGCTACGGCGCGACGCGAAACGCAGCTGCGGCTGCCTCCGCCACCGCACGCGGCCAGCCGACTTCGCTGCAGGCGCAGCGTTTCGCCAGCCTGCTCGACCACGGCGGCGGCTTGGTGGCGCTGGAGATGTGGATGCCGCAGCTGCAGCGCAGCCGGCGCCGCTTTCAGGAGGCCACAGCGCTGCTCAACCGCCTGCTCGCCCCCGTGTCCTGCCGCTTCACGGGCCGGCGCGACCGCCAGGGTATCTACCTTTTCGAAGGCCAGGCCCCTGTCGCGCTGCCGCTGGCCGCCTGGTCCGACGCGCAGCGCAGCTTCATCGGCTGGGTGGCCGACCTGCTCTACCACCTGTGCGCCGCCTGTCCGCGCGGCCAGGCCCTGGCCGATCAGCCCGGCATTGCGCTGGTCGACGAGATCGACGCGCACCTGCATCCGTCGGTGCAGATGCAGATCGTGCCCACCCTGGCCGCCGCGCTGCCCCGGGTGCAGTTCATCCTCACCTGCCACAGCCCGCTGGTGGTGGGCGGGCTCGACATTGCCAACCTGCTGGTGCTGCGCCGCGCCGGCGACGGCGTGGAAGCCACACGCATCGACCGGCCGGTCTACGGACTCGACGCCGACCAGTTGCTGGTGAGCGATCTTTTCGGCCTGCCCTCCACGCGCGCCGCAGGCCAGCGCGACACCTTGAAACGCCTGGCCACGCAGGCCCGCGGCGGCGATGCCCAGGCCGCGCTGCGCTTCCTCGATGCGCTGGCGCCGGGCCAGGGCGGCGGCGCGCGATGA
- the ispH gene encoding 4-hydroxy-3-methylbut-2-enyl diphosphate reductase, with protein MGVILLAEPRGFCAGVDRAIEIVERALAKFGRPIYVRHEIVHNTYVVNDLKDKGAIFIEELSDVPPGATLVFSAHGVSKAVQDEARARGFQIFDATCPLVTKVHVEVAKLHKEGFEFIMIGHKGHPEVEGTMGQLESGIHLVEDVADVAHVQPSQTSKLAVVTQTTLSVDDAAEISAAVKARFPLIREPKQQDICYATQNRQDAIKVMSPQVDIVIVVGSPTSSNSNRLRELAEKLGTPAFMVDSAEELQPAWFEGKTRVGLTAGASAPEVLVKQVIDRIKALGAVAVRKMDGIEETVKFPLPKGLRMDVPAS; from the coding sequence GTGGGGGTCATCCTCCTCGCCGAACCGCGCGGCTTCTGCGCGGGCGTTGACCGGGCCATCGAGATCGTCGAACGCGCGCTGGCGAAATTCGGCCGGCCGATCTACGTGCGCCACGAGATCGTGCACAACACCTACGTCGTCAACGATTTGAAGGACAAGGGCGCGATCTTCATCGAGGAATTGAGCGATGTGCCACCGGGCGCGACCCTGGTGTTCTCGGCCCACGGCGTGAGCAAGGCCGTGCAGGACGAAGCCCGTGCGCGCGGCTTCCAGATCTTCGACGCGACCTGCCCGTTGGTGACAAAGGTGCATGTCGAGGTAGCCAAGCTGCACAAGGAAGGCTTCGAGTTCATCATGATCGGCCACAAGGGCCATCCCGAGGTCGAAGGCACGATGGGCCAGCTCGAGAGTGGCATCCACCTGGTGGAAGACGTGGCCGACGTGGCCCATGTGCAGCCGTCGCAAACCAGCAAACTGGCCGTCGTGACGCAGACCACGCTGAGCGTGGACGACGCGGCTGAAATCTCCGCCGCCGTGAAGGCGCGGTTCCCGCTGATCCGCGAACCCAAGCAGCAGGACATCTGCTACGCCACGCAGAACCGGCAGGACGCGATCAAGGTCATGAGCCCGCAGGTCGACATCGTCATCGTGGTCGGCAGCCCCACCAGCTCCAACAGCAACCGCTTGCGTGAACTGGCCGAGAAACTGGGTACGCCGGCCTTCATGGTCGACAGCGCCGAAGAGTTGCAGCCCGCCTGGTTCGAGGGCAAGACCCGCGTCGGCCTGACCGCTGGTGCGTCGGCGCCCGAAGTCTTGGTGAAGCAGGTGATCGACCGCATCAAGGCCCTGGGCGCGGTGGCCGTGCGCAAGATGGACGGCATCGAGGAGACGGTGAAGTTTCCGCTGCCCAAGGGCTTGCGGATGGATGTGCCGGCTTCTTAA
- a CDS encoding SDR family oxidoreductase produces MHVFTVADDKIQSLAIRNPVQLEGLRALVTGGTKGVGAAVVTRLSAAGARVWTTARSRPADLQAESFTAADVSTAAGCQAVAEAVQAKFGGVDIIVHVVGGSSAPAGGHAVLDDAQWQRAIDLNLLPAVRLDRALLPGMLAQGSGVIVHITSIQRQLPLHEATLAYAAAKAALSNYSKGLSKEVSPRGVRVVRVSPGWVATEAAVALVREIARQNGTDEHAARQSLMASLGGIPLGRPCRPGEVADLVAFLVSPQAGAITGTEYVIDGGTVPTA; encoded by the coding sequence ATGCATGTCTTCACCGTCGCGGACGACAAGATCCAGTCGCTGGCGATCCGCAACCCGGTCCAGCTCGAAGGCCTGCGCGCCCTGGTCACCGGCGGCACCAAGGGGGTCGGCGCGGCCGTGGTGACCCGGCTGAGCGCGGCTGGCGCCCGGGTGTGGACCACGGCGCGCTCGCGCCCGGCCGATCTGCAGGCGGAGAGCTTCACCGCGGCGGACGTGAGCACGGCCGCAGGCTGCCAAGCAGTGGCCGAGGCCGTGCAGGCGAAATTCGGCGGCGTGGACATCATCGTGCATGTGGTCGGCGGCTCCAGCGCCCCGGCCGGCGGCCATGCCGTGCTGGACGACGCGCAATGGCAGCGGGCAATCGACCTGAACCTGCTCCCCGCGGTGCGGCTCGACCGCGCGCTTCTGCCCGGCATGCTGGCGCAAGGCTCTGGCGTGATCGTGCATATCACGTCCATCCAGCGGCAGTTGCCGCTGCACGAAGCCACGCTCGCCTACGCCGCGGCCAAGGCCGCGCTCTCCAACTACAGCAAGGGCCTGTCGAAGGAAGTCAGCCCAAGGGGTGTGCGTGTGGTACGGGTTTCGCCCGGCTGGGTGGCAACCGAAGCAGCCGTGGCGCTGGTGCGGGAGATCGCCCGCCAGAACGGCACCGACGAGCACGCCGCCCGGCAGTCGTTGATGGCTTCCCTCGGTGGCATTCCGCTTGGCCGGCCCTGCCGACCCGGGGAGGTGGCCGACCTGGTGGCGTTCCTGGTGTCGCCGCAGGCCGGCGCGATCACCGGGACGGAGTACGTCATCGACGGCGGCACGGTGCCGACGGCCTGA
- the radC gene encoding RadC family protein: protein MPLKDLPPDAQPREKLLARGPGALVDAELLALLLRTGIQGKGVLMLAQELLAPPPLGFGGIAGLLHTTADGLRRIKGLGPAKRAEIVAVLELSRRALAQQLQEREVLTAPEAVKHFLQLHLAAKAHEVFAVMFLDAQHRLLAMEEMFKGSLTQTSIYPREVVLRALHHQAAAVVLAHNHPSGSVQPSRADESLTQTLKSALGLVDVRVLDHVIVGPGVSLSMAEKGLL, encoded by the coding sequence ATGCCGCTCAAAGATTTGCCCCCCGATGCACAGCCGCGCGAGAAGCTGCTCGCGCGCGGCCCCGGCGCGCTCGTCGACGCGGAACTGCTGGCGCTGCTGCTGCGCACCGGCATCCAGGGCAAGGGCGTGTTGATGCTGGCCCAGGAACTGCTCGCGCCGCCGCCGCTGGGCTTCGGCGGCATCGCCGGGCTGCTGCACACCACGGCCGATGGCCTCAGGCGCATCAAGGGCCTGGGGCCGGCCAAGCGCGCCGAGATCGTGGCCGTGCTGGAGTTGTCGCGGCGCGCGCTGGCACAGCAGCTCCAGGAGCGCGAGGTGCTGACGGCGCCCGAAGCCGTGAAGCATTTCCTGCAGTTGCACCTGGCGGCCAAGGCGCACGAGGTGTTCGCGGTGATGTTCCTCGACGCGCAGCACCGGCTGCTGGCCATGGAGGAAATGTTCAAGGGCAGCCTGACCCAGACCAGCATCTACCCGCGCGAAGTCGTGCTGCGCGCCTTGCACCACCAGGCCGCGGCCGTGGTGCTGGCCCACAACCACCCCAGCGGCAGCGTGCAGCCCTCCAGGGCCGACGAATCCCTGACGCAGACGCTGAAGTCGGCGCTGGGCCTGGTCGATGTGCGGGTTCTGGACCATGTGATCGTCGGCCCCGGCGTGTCGTTGTCGATGGCCGAGAAGGGTTTGCTTTGA
- the rfaE1 gene encoding D-glycero-beta-D-manno-heptose-7-phosphate kinase: protein MTTFSKLSRAQMTQAQVLVVGDAMLDRYWYGAVDRISPEAPVPVVRVTREEERIGGAANVAYNIVTLGAQASLLTVVGDDDASHKLEALVANTGIRTHFGRDPQLQTTVKLRVIGRQQQLLRVDFENTPKSEILATQSATFATLLPTHQAVLFSDYGKGGLAHVGDMIALAHASGKKILIDPKGSDYSRYSRASLITPNRAELQQVVGSWSSEEELRNKSQNLRQQLQLEALLVTRSEEGMTLYDEAGELHVSAQAREVFDVTGAGDTVIATMAALVAAGLSLREAMPLANRAGGVVVGKFGTATVSYDELFSAL, encoded by the coding sequence ATGACAACCTTTTCCAAACTGTCGCGCGCACAGATGACCCAGGCCCAAGTGCTGGTGGTCGGCGACGCCATGCTCGACCGCTACTGGTACGGCGCCGTGGACCGCATCAGCCCCGAGGCACCGGTGCCCGTGGTGCGGGTCACGCGCGAGGAAGAACGCATCGGCGGCGCGGCCAACGTGGCCTACAACATCGTCACGCTCGGCGCGCAGGCATCGCTCTTGACGGTGGTGGGCGACGACGATGCGAGCCACAAGCTCGAGGCCCTGGTCGCCAACACCGGCATCCGCACGCACTTCGGCCGCGATCCGCAGTTGCAGACCACGGTCAAGCTGCGTGTCATCGGCCGCCAGCAGCAACTGCTGCGCGTGGACTTCGAGAACACGCCCAAGAGCGAGATCCTGGCCACGCAGTCGGCCACCTTCGCCACCCTGCTGCCGACGCACCAGGCCGTGCTGTTTTCCGATTACGGCAAGGGCGGCCTGGCCCACGTGGGCGACATGATCGCGCTGGCGCACGCGAGCGGCAAGAAGATCCTGATCGACCCCAAGGGCAGCGACTATTCACGCTACAGCCGCGCCAGCCTGATCACGCCGAACCGCGCCGAGCTGCAGCAGGTGGTGGGCAGTTGGAGCAGTGAGGAAGAGTTGCGCAACAAGTCGCAGAACCTGCGCCAGCAATTGCAACTGGAAGCCCTGCTGGTCACGCGCAGCGAGGAAGGCATGACGCTTTACGACGAAGCCGGCGAACTGCACGTGAGCGCCCAAGCCCGCGAGGTGTTCGACGTCACCGGTGCCGGCGACACGGTGATCGCCACCATGGCCGCGCTGGTCGCAGCCGGCCTGAGCCTGCGCGAGGCCATGCCGCTCGCGAACCGCGCCGGTGGCGTGGTGGTGGGCAAGTTCGGCACGGCCACCGTCAGCTACGACGAACTGTTTTCCGCGCTTTAA
- the lapB gene encoding lipopolysaccharide assembly protein LapB — translation MDFDLGWILLGLPITFILGWLASRFDLRQLRVENRQAPKAYFKGLNFLLNEQQDQAIDAFIEAVQKDPDTSELHFALGNLFRRRGEYERAVRVHEHLLSRGDLSTVDRDRSQHALALDFLKAGLLDRAEAALRKLEGTKYEAQSRLALLSIYERSRDWPKASAIAKKLEDAGQGSFNGRLAHYLCEQAAALVASRQPEAALLLLQQAIATAPQAPRPRIDLAALQQQAGQFGEAFATLQTLAETAPIAMPLIAPMIARVGTEAGRSAEALALLEASYAQSPSLDVLEAIVSLQSANPAEAAAARYRYVQHLDHEQSLVAAARWIAGEKLEHEEFHPQVQRALDHATKPLTRYRCAACGFEAKQHFWQCPGCQAWDSYPARRVEEL, via the coding sequence ATGGACTTTGATCTCGGCTGGATCCTGCTCGGCCTGCCGATCACCTTCATCCTCGGCTGGCTGGCCTCGCGTTTCGATCTGCGCCAGCTCCGCGTGGAGAACCGGCAGGCGCCGAAGGCTTATTTCAAGGGCCTGAACTTCCTGCTCAACGAACAACAGGACCAGGCCATCGACGCCTTCATCGAGGCCGTGCAGAAAGATCCGGACACCTCGGAACTGCACTTCGCGCTCGGCAACCTGTTCCGCCGTCGCGGCGAATACGAACGCGCCGTGCGGGTGCATGAGCACCTGCTCTCGCGCGGCGACCTCAGCACGGTGGACCGCGACCGTTCGCAGCACGCACTGGCGCTCGACTTCCTGAAGGCCGGCCTGCTCGACCGCGCCGAGGCCGCGCTGCGCAAGCTCGAAGGCACGAAGTACGAAGCGCAGAGCCGCCTGGCGTTGCTGTCGATCTACGAACGTTCGCGCGACTGGCCCAAGGCTTCGGCCATCGCCAAGAAGCTCGAGGACGCGGGCCAGGGCAGCTTCAACGGGCGGCTCGCGCATTACCTGTGCGAGCAGGCCGCCGCCCTGGTCGCTTCGCGCCAGCCCGAAGCGGCCCTGCTGCTGTTGCAACAGGCCATCGCCACCGCGCCGCAGGCGCCGCGACCGCGCATCGACCTGGCGGCCCTGCAGCAACAGGCCGGCCAATTTGGCGAAGCCTTTGCCACGCTGCAGACGCTCGCCGAGACCGCACCGATCGCCATGCCGCTGATTGCGCCGATGATCGCGCGCGTCGGCACCGAGGCCGGCCGATCGGCAGAAGCACTCGCTTTGCTAGAAGCCAGCTACGCCCAGAGCCCGTCGCTCGACGTGCTCGAGGCCATCGTTTCGCTGCAGTCCGCCAACCCGGCCGAGGCCGCCGCTGCACGTTACCGCTATGTGCAGCATCTCGACCACGAGCAATCGCTGGTCGCTGCCGCACGCTGGATCGCCGGCGAGAAACTCGAACACGAAGAATTCCATCCCCAGGTGCAACGCGCGCTCGACCACGCCACCAAGCCGCTCACGCGTTACCGCTGTGCGGCCTGTGGCTTCGAGGCCAAGCAGCATTTCTGGCAATGCCCCGGCTGCCAGGCCTGGGACAGCTATCCCGCAAGAAGGGTCGAAGAACTGTAA
- a CDS encoding LapA family protein has product MWLLKWVLKAAIFFTLFAFALNNQQDATVHFFFGTQWRAPMVLLILSAFAAGLALGILGMVPRWWKHRVVARKSLQPATPVPPASAVTADVPRTEPLTGPPHGL; this is encoded by the coding sequence ATGTGGCTGCTTAAGTGGGTACTTAAAGCAGCCATTTTTTTTACCCTGTTCGCGTTCGCCCTGAACAACCAGCAGGATGCGACCGTGCATTTCTTTTTCGGCACGCAATGGCGCGCACCGATGGTGCTGCTGATCCTGAGCGCTTTCGCCGCCGGTCTGGCGCTGGGCATCCTCGGCATGGTGCCGCGCTGGTGGAAACACCGCGTGGTGGCGCGCAAGTCGCTGCAGCCCGCAACCCCGGTGCCACCGGCCTCGGCCGTGACCGCCGACGTGCCGCGCACCGAGCCTCTGACGGGCCCACCGCATGGACTTTGA
- the rfaD gene encoding ADP-glyceromanno-heptose 6-epimerase, protein MTRIVVTGAAGFIGSNLVRGLNARGINNIIAVDDLTQGDKFRNLVDLQIADYVDQDVFYSRFAQGVYGDVEAVFHEGACSDTMESDGKYMMDNNYRVSCDLFQACQHRGTRLLYASSAATYGGSTSFIETQEYERPLNVYGYSKLLFDQRMRLECGADFGRLKNLTNNQVVGFRYFNVYGPREQHKGRMASVAFHQFNQFKAEGRVKLFGEYGGYAQGGQMRDFVFIDDVVAVNLWFFDHPDQSGIFNLGTGRAQPFNDVAHAVVNTLRAEAGQPALSLDDAVTQGLIEYVAFPDALRGKYQCHTQADLTALRATGCDHVFADVQTGVARYVQSLSQDGSAAIK, encoded by the coding sequence ATGACCCGCATCGTTGTCACCGGCGCAGCCGGCTTCATCGGCAGCAACCTGGTGCGCGGCCTGAACGCGCGCGGCATCAACAACATCATCGCGGTCGACGATCTCACGCAGGGCGACAAATTCCGCAACCTGGTCGATCTGCAGATCGCCGACTACGTCGACCAGGACGTGTTCTACAGCCGCTTCGCGCAGGGCGTGTATGGCGACGTCGAGGCCGTGTTCCATGAAGGCGCGTGCAGCGACACCATGGAGAGCGACGGCAAGTACATGATGGACAACAACTACCGCGTGTCCTGCGACCTGTTCCAGGCCTGCCAGCACCGCGGCACGCGCCTGTTGTACGCCTCGTCCGCGGCCACTTATGGCGGCTCGACCAGCTTCATCGAGACGCAGGAATACGAACGCCCGCTCAACGTCTACGGCTATTCCAAGCTGCTGTTCGACCAGCGCATGCGCCTCGAATGCGGCGCCGACTTCGGCAGGCTGAAGAACCTCACCAACAACCAGGTGGTGGGCTTTCGTTACTTCAACGTCTACGGCCCGCGCGAGCAGCACAAGGGGCGCATGGCCAGCGTGGCCTTCCACCAGTTCAACCAGTTCAAGGCGGAAGGCCGGGTCAAGCTGTTTGGCGAATACGGCGGCTACGCCCAGGGCGGCCAGATGCGCGACTTCGTGTTCATCGACGACGTGGTGGCGGTGAACCTGTGGTTCTTCGACCATCCGGACCAATCGGGCATCTTCAACCTCGGCACCGGCCGCGCGCAGCCGTTCAACGACGTGGCGCATGCCGTCGTGAATACCCTGCGCGCCGAGGCCGGCCAGCCCGCGCTGAGCCTGGACGATGCGGTGACGCAAGGCCTGATCGAATACGTCGCCTTCCCGGATGCGCTGCGCGGCAAATACCAGTGCCACACCCAGGCCGACCTCACGGCCCTGCGCGCCACGGGTTGCGACCATGTGTTCGCCGATGTCCAGACCGGCGTCGCACGTTATGTGCAAAGCCTATCGCAGGACGGCTCGGCCGCTATCAAATAA
- a CDS encoding integration host factor subunit beta — protein sequence MTRSDLVEELAARFSQLTHRDAEAAVKTILDAVSEALVRGHRIEIRGFGSFSINRRPPRMGRNPRSGEAVAIPEKRVPHFKPGKALREAVDQRTAELENKPISRRA from the coding sequence ATGACCCGATCCGACCTTGTTGAAGAGCTGGCCGCCCGTTTCAGCCAGCTGACCCACCGCGACGCGGAAGCCGCCGTCAAGACCATCCTGGACGCGGTCAGCGAAGCGCTGGTGCGCGGCCACCGCATCGAGATCCGCGGTTTCGGCAGCTTCTCGATCAACCGCCGGCCGCCGCGCATGGGACGCAACCCGCGCAGCGGCGAGGCCGTGGCCATTCCCGAAAAACGCGTGCCGCACTTCAAGCCCGGCAAGGCCCTGCGCGAAGCCGTCGACCAGCGCACGGCCGAACTCGAAAACAAGCCCATCTCCCGCCGCGCCTGA
- a CDS encoding polysaccharide deacetylase family protein, whose protein sequence is MFKTLLKQLSPAGERGRLSILIFHRVLPERDPIFPGEVDAAAFDAICGWMKAWCNVLPLDVAVQKLKERSLPERAAAITFDDGYADNRTVALPILARHGLTSTFFIATDFLDGGRMWNDTVIESVRLCQSPQLDLTQLAKRDGSGHLGSHTIDTPEAKRQAIEHIIGQIKYLPVLERHLLTEKIADCAAVKPPVDLMMTSQQVRELRDAGMQIGAHTRSHPILAKLEADAAYAEIAQSQRFLESVLGERVGLFAYPNGKPGTDYIPESVRIVRELGFDAAVSTTKGAADAGTDLFQIPRFTPWDRSRLKFGARFADNLWRA, encoded by the coding sequence ATGTTCAAAACCCTCCTGAAGCAACTCTCGCCCGCCGGTGAACGCGGCCGCCTGTCGATCCTGATCTTTCACCGCGTCCTGCCCGAACGCGACCCGATCTTCCCCGGCGAAGTCGATGCCGCCGCCTTCGACGCGATCTGCGGCTGGATGAAGGCCTGGTGCAACGTGTTGCCGCTGGACGTCGCAGTGCAGAAGCTGAAGGAACGCAGCCTGCCCGAGCGCGCCGCCGCCATCACCTTCGACGACGGTTATGCCGACAACCGCACCGTGGCCCTGCCGATCCTGGCCCGGCACGGCCTGACCTCCACCTTCTTCATCGCCACCGACTTCCTCGATGGCGGCCGCATGTGGAACGACACCGTGATCGAATCGGTGCGCCTGTGCCAGTCGCCGCAGCTCGACCTGACCCAACTCGCCAAGCGCGACGGCTCGGGCCACCTCGGCAGCCACACCATCGACACGCCCGAGGCCAAGCGCCAGGCCATCGAGCACATCATCGGCCAGATCAAATACCTGCCGGTGCTGGAGCGCCACCTGCTCACCGAGAAGATCGCCGATTGCGCGGCCGTGAAGCCGCCGGTGGACCTGATGATGACGTCGCAGCAGGTGCGCGAACTGCGCGACGCCGGCATGCAGATCGGGGCGCACACACGGTCGCACCCGATCCTGGCCAAGCTCGAAGCCGACGCTGCCTATGCCGAGATCGCGCAGAGCCAGCGCTTCCTGGAAAGTGTGCTCGGCGAACGCGTGGGCCTGTTCGCCTACCCCAACGGCAAGCCCGGCACCGACTACATCCCCGAGAGCGTGCGCATCGTGCGCGAACTCGGCTTCGACGCCGCCGTCTCCACCACCAAGGGCGCGGCCGATGCCGGCACCGACCTGTTCCAGATCCCGCGCTTCACGCCCTGGGATCGCAGCCGCCTCAAGTTCGGCGCACGCTTCGCGGACAACCTCTGGCGCGCCTGA
- a CDS encoding Smr/MutS family protein: MKITSLQDLKKIQKSIQETAARQAAERAAQLERERRLAAQKNLFMLAVGAVNPLPDQRKAELRKAQPEPVATQLQRDEQAVLVEAISDGFDASNLLDTDDALSYRRQGIGADVTRRLRKGEWSIQRQIDLHGLRSDAARDALSGFIRDAQKHGIRCVRVVHGKGLSSPGKTPVLKGKVRNWLVQKNEVLAFVQARPIDGGAGALVVLLKPG, translated from the coding sequence TTGAAGATCACCTCGCTGCAGGACCTGAAGAAGATCCAGAAGTCCATCCAGGAGACCGCCGCACGGCAGGCCGCCGAACGCGCCGCCCAGCTCGAGCGCGAACGCCGGCTCGCGGCGCAGAAGAACCTGTTCATGCTGGCCGTCGGCGCCGTCAACCCGCTGCCCGACCAGCGCAAGGCCGAACTCAGGAAGGCCCAGCCCGAGCCGGTGGCCACCCAGCTGCAGCGCGACGAACAGGCGGTGCTGGTCGAGGCGATCAGCGACGGCTTCGACGCCAGCAACCTGCTCGACACCGACGACGCGCTGAGTTATCGCCGCCAGGGCATCGGCGCCGACGTGACGCGCCGGCTGCGCAAGGGCGAATGGAGCATCCAGCGCCAGATCGACCTGCACGGCCTGCGCAGCGACGCCGCACGCGACGCCTTGTCGGGCTTCATCCGCGACGCGCAGAAGCACGGCATCCGCTGCGTGCGCGTGGTGCACGGCAAGGGCCTGAGCTCACCCGGCAAGACGCCGGTGCTCAAGGGCAAGGTGCGCAACTGGCTGGTGCAGAAGAACGAGGTGCTGGCCTTCGTGCAGGCCCGGCCGATCGACGGCGGCGCGGGTGCGCTGGTGGTGCTGCTCAAGCCCGGCTGA
- a CDS encoding winged helix-turn-helix transcriptional regulator: MRSTHQEVSALRGANPPAQRKVYTPLSAAIDIEALLGLVEGRWKLVILFHLFGGQVQRFSDLEKRIDGISQKMLAQQLRQLEADGIVARTVYPEVPPRVDYRMTAWGQALCPALDAILQWGEQRDT, translated from the coding sequence ATGAGAAGTACGCACCAGGAAGTAAGTGCCTTGCGTGGGGCCAATCCCCCGGCCCAGCGCAAGGTCTACACGCCGCTGTCGGCGGCCATCGACATCGAGGCACTCCTGGGCCTGGTGGAGGGGCGCTGGAAGCTGGTCATCCTGTTCCATCTGTTCGGCGGTCAGGTGCAGCGCTTCTCGGACCTCGAAAAACGCATCGACGGCATCTCGCAGAAGATGCTGGCGCAGCAGCTTCGTCAACTGGAGGCGGATGGCATCGTTGCGCGCACGGTGTATCCGGAAGTGCCGCCGCGAGTCGACTACCGCATGACGGCCTGGGGCCAGGCGCTGTGTCCGGCACTCGACGCCATCCTGCAGTGGGGCGAACAACGGGACACCTAG